The Equus przewalskii isolate Varuska chromosome 5, EquPr2, whole genome shotgun sequence genome window below encodes:
- the GAL3ST2 gene encoding galactose-3-O-sulfotransferase 2, with protein MTPRGRNAEGAGNVQVESCPLPAVRTMTWGCRRRCFWAILLLALTLFLLATFLHVDIRLHTRLLSGEAKGPPVTNVMFLKTHKTASSTVFNILFRFAETHNLSVALPTGSSFHLGYPWLFLARYVEGVEQDGPGLQQRFNIMCNHLRFNLPEVQKVMPKGTFYFSNLRNPIFQLESSFIYYKNHVPAFQGAKSLNVFLASPWAYYNESLGLQNVYARNNMWFDLGFDNNAPAEESYVRARLADVEQRFQLVLIAEYFDESMVLLRHLLHWRLDDVVSFRLNSRSQRSITSLTPESQERVKRWCALDWRLYQHFNRTFWFRVGAELGPRQLRSEVALLRVRRRELTALCLQDGEPKNDSQITDPRLRPYQAGKADILGYNIRQGLDNETLQMCLRMVIPELQYTAHLYALQFPEKPPKSIPLRGP; from the exons GTGCTTCTGGGCCATCCTCCTCCTGGCCCTGACCCTATTCCTGCTGGCCACCTTCCTGCACGTGGACATTAGACTGCACACACG CCTGCTCTCAGGTGAGGCCAAGGGGCCACCCGTCACCAACGTCATGTTCCTCAAGACGCACAAGACGGCCAGCAGCACGGTGTTCAACATCCTCTTCCGCTTCGCAGAGACGCACAACCTGTCGGTGGCGCTGCCCACTGGCTCCAGCTTCCACCTTGGCTACCCCTGGCTCTTCCTGGCGCGCTACGTGGAGGGGGTTGAGCAGGACGGCCCCGGCCTGCAGCAGCGCTTCAACATCATGTGCAACCACCTGAGGTTTAACCTGCCGGAG GTGCAGAAGGTCATGCCCAAGGGCACTTTCTACTTTTCCAACCTCAGAAACCCCATCTTCCAGCTGGAGTCCTCCTTCATCTATTACAAGAACCACGTCCCCGCCTTCCAGGGCGCGAAGAGCCTGAACGTCTTTCTGGCCTCGCCCTGGGCTTACTACAACGAGAGCCTCGGTCTGCAGAACGTCTATGCCAGGAACAACATGTGGTTCGACCTGGGCTTCGACAACAACGCACCGGCTGAGGAGAGCTATGTGCGCGCTCGCCTGGCGGACGTGGAGCAGCGCTTCCAGCTGGTGCTCATTGCCGAGTACTTCGACGAGTCCATGGTGCTGCTGCGGCACCTGCTGCACTGGCGGCTGGACGACGTCGTGTCCTTCAGGCTCAACTCACGCAGCCAGCGCAGCATCACCAGCCTGACGCCCGAGAGCCAGGAGCGCGTGAAGCGCTGGTGCGCCCTGGACTGGCGCCTCTACCAGCACTTCAACCGCACCTTCTGGTTCAGGGTGGGCGCGGAGCTGGGCCCGCGGCAGCTGCGCTCCGAGGTGGCCCTGCTGCGGGTGCGGCGGCGCGAGCTCACGGCCCTGTGCCTGCAGGACGGCGAGCCCAAGAACGACTCGCAGATCACGGACCCCCGGCTGCGCCCCTATCAGGCGGGCAAGGCCGACATCCTGGGCTACAACATCCGGCAGGGCCTGGACAATGAGACGCTGCAGATGTGTCTGAGGATGGTCATCCCCGAGCTCCAGTACACGGCCCACTTGTACGCCCTGCAGTTCCCAGAAAAGCCCCCCAAGAGCATACCCCTCCGGGGGCCATAG
- the NEU4 gene encoding sialidase-4 — MGVPARTVLFQRERTGLTYRVPALLSVPPGPILLAFAEQRLSPDDAHAHRLVQRTGRLAGGSVRWDAARVLGTAALEEHRSMNPCPVHDARTATVFLFFIAVRGRTSEAAQIAAGTNAARLCCVTSRDAGRSWGGARDLTAEAVGGAEQDWATFAVGPGHGIQLRSGRLLVPAYTYRVDRRECFGKICRTSPHSFAFYSDDHGRTWHHGGVVPNLRSGECQLAVVDGEQASGILYCNARSPLGSRVQALSTDEGTSFLPGELVPTLAETARGCQGSIVGFPAPPFSQPWDEGWSVGARNPPHPPRLSPGVQELLEEGAGDTPGGEGLGGTEGCGDSPGEPGPGPGLSGNRGALKLPGPPATLSQSPTWLLYSHPVGRRARLHMGIRLSRSPLDPHSWTEPWVIYEGPSGYSDLASIGPTPQGAPAFACLYESGARVSYEEISFCMFSLPEVLENVLAIPEPPSPGGKPRGHCRPS, encoded by the exons ATGGGGGTGCCGGCGCGGACCGTGCTCTTCCAGAGAGAGAGGACCGGCCTGACGTACCGTGTGCCCGCGCTGCTGTCCGTGCCCCCCGGGCCCATCCTGCTGGCCTTCGCGGAGCAGCGGCTCAGCCCCGACGACGCGCACGCCCACCGCCTGGTGCAGAGGACTGGCCGGCTGGCCGGGGGCTCCGTGCGG TGGGACGCCGCGCGCGTGCTGGGGACAGCGGCCCTGGAGGAGCACCGCTCCATGAACCCGTGCCCGGTGCATGACGCGCGCACGGCcactgtcttccttttcttcatcgcCGTGCGCGGCCGCACCTCCGAGGCCGCGCAGATCGCCGCGGGCACCAACGCCGCGCGCCTCTGCTGCGTGACCAGCCGGGACGCGGGGCGCAGCTGGGGCGGCGCGCGGGACCTCACGGCGGAGGCGGTGGGCGGCGCCGAGCAGG ACTGGGCCACCTTCGCTGTTGGCCCGGGACATGGCATCCAGCTGCGCTCAGGCCGCCTGCTGGTGCCGGCCTACACCTACCGTGTGGACCGGCGAGAGTGCTTTGGCAAGATCTGCAGGACCAGCCCCCACTCCTTTGCCTTCTACAGCGATGACCATGGCCGCACCTGGCACCACGGAGGCGTCGTGCCCAACCTGCGCTCGGGCGAGTGCCAGTTGGCTGTGGTAGACGGGGAGCAGGCCAGCGGCATCCTCTACTGTAATGCCCGGAGCCCCCTGGGCAGCCGTGTGCAGGCGCTCAGTACAGATGAGGGCACCTCCTTCCTGCCCGGGGAGCTGGTGCCCACCCTGGCTGAGACCGCCCGGGGCTGCCAGGGCAGCATTGTGGGCTTCCCGGCCCCGCCCTTTAGCCAGCCCTGGGATGAGGGATGGTCAGTGGGTGCCAGGAACCCCCCCCACCCTCCACGCCTCAGTCCTGGAGTCCAGGAACTCCTAGAGGAGGGCGCTGGAGACACCCCAGGGGGCGAGGGACTGGGTGGGACAGAGGGATGTGGGGACAGCCCTGGggagcctggcccagggcctgggctcaGTGGGAACAGGGGGGCCTTGAAGCTCCCTGGGCCCCCTGCCACTTTGTCTCAGAGCCCCACATGGCTGCTGTACTCCCACCCGGTGGGGCGCAGGGCTCGGCTTCATATGGGCATCCGCCTGAGCCGGTCCCCCCTGGACCCCCACAGCTGGACGGAGCCTTGGGTGATCTATGAGGGCCCCAGTGGCTACTCTGACCTGGCGTCCATTGGGCCCACCCCCCAGGGAGCCCCGGCCTTCGCCTGTCTGTATGAAAGTGGGGCCAGGGTCTCCTATGAGGAGATCTCCTTCTGCATGTTCTCCCTGCCCGAGGTCCTGGAGAACGTGCTGGCCATCCCCGAGCCGCCCAGCCCTGGGGGCAAACCTCGGGGGCACTGCCGGCCCTCCTGA